Proteins encoded together in one Ciona intestinalis chromosome 3, KH, whole genome shotgun sequence window:
- the LOC100179271 gene encoding protein phosphatase 1 regulatory inhibitor subunit 16B-like isoform X2 gives MVSHETLVAELSVVSSMSTEDRLNHAQKRRIEQIRKWNEYEKKLNDANKPKANLGKSVKFGDCVTLLEAAARNDYDEVKHLLESKVNPNEANDDGLTALHQACIDNFDGIVELLLENGAYVNSVDSEFWTPLHAACTCGHTNIAQILVDRGANLLSLNADQNMPYDICEEEDTLVYIERAMAKKGITQEEINDSRSAKERKIMEDVVAMVESGGDIEKKDENGATILHIAAANGYVDLTRYFLLQTTNVNIQDNDGWTPLHAAACWCQMDIVEILGLESNGDPSIKNKLGELPADVTEDEEIKALLNKLKSQKEKRKKFHGFLKSNGRNSHARASGMRGQSFKGRSKRDKKNGISAVEAKSEAQFWIKGQDTETDMSTAKKSFKFFSLPKFPTRKKKDKHDK, from the exons ATGGTGAGCCACGAAACGCTTGTAGCGGAGCTATCCGTGGTCAGTAGCATGAGCACTGAGGATAG GTTAAATCATGCTCAAAAAAGAAGAATTGAACAAATTCGAAAATGGAATGAATATGAGAAAAAACTAAATGATGCAAACAAGCCTAAAGCAAATCTTGGAAAGTCTGTTAAATTTGGGGATTGCGTAACTTTGCTTGAAGCTGCTGCCAGGAATGATTATGATGAAG TAAAACATCTGCTTGAAAGTAAAGTTAACCCGAATGAAGCAAATGATGATGGCCTAACTGCCCTACATCAG GCGTGCATTGATAATTTTGACGGAATCGTTGAACTTTTATTGGAGAACGGCGCTTACGTTAACTCAGTGGACAGTGAGTTCTGGACGCCACTCCATGCTGCTTGTACGTGTGGACACACCAACATTGCACAAATCCTTGTGGATAG GGGCGCTAACCTTCTCTCGCTTAATGCTGACCAAAATATGCCGTATGATATCTGTGAAGAAGAAGACACACTGGTTTATATCGAGCGTGCTATGGCTAAAAAAG GTATAACCCAGGAAGAAATAAATGATTCAAGGTCGGCGAAAGAGCGAAAAATCATGGAGGATGTTGTTGCTATGGTTGAAAGTGGGGGAGATATTGAGAAAAAGGATGAGAATGGAGCTACCATT CTTCACATTGCTGCCGCAAATGGTTATGTGGACCTAACTAGATACTTCCTTCTTCAAACTACCAATGTAAACATCCAGGATAATGATGGATGGACCCCACTGCATGCTGCAGCTTGCTGGTGCCAG ATGGATATTGTTGAGATTCTTGGCCTTGAGTCCAACGGTGACCCTTCAATTAAGAATAAACTGGGAGAGCTTCCTGCAG ATGTAACGGAGGACGAAGAGATTAAAGCCCTGCTTAATAAACTCAAATCGCAAAAAGAAAAGCGAAAGAAGTTCCACGGTTTCCTGAAATCGAACGGTCGAAACAGCCACGCTAGAGCATCTGGAATGCGGGG CCAATCGTTTAAAGGTCGTAGCAAGCGAGATAAAAAGAATGGAATTTCAGCCGTCGAGGCAAAATCCGAGGCTCAGTTCTGGATAAAAGGGCAAGACACCGAGACGGATATG TCCACTGCGAAGAAGAGCTTCAAGTTTTTTTCATTGCCAAAATTTCCCACCCGTAAAAAGAAGGACAAACACGACAAATAG
- the LOC100179271 gene encoding protein phosphatase 1 regulatory inhibitor subunit 16B-like isoform X1 gives MVSHETLVAELSVVSSMSTEDRLNHAQKRRIEQIRKWNEYEKKLNDANKPKANLGKSVKFGDCVTLLEAAARNDYDEVKHLLESKVNPNEANDDGLTALHQACIDNFDGIVELLLENGAYVNSVDSEFWTPLHAACTCGHTNIAQILVDRGANLLSLNADQNMPYDICEEEDTLVYIERAMAKKGITQEEINDSRSAKERKIMEDVVAMVESGGDIEKKDENGATILHIAAANGYVDLTRYFLLQTTNVNIQDNDGWTPLHAAACWCQMDIVEILGLESNGDPSIKNKLGELPADVTEDEEIKALLNKLKSQKEKRKKFHGFLKSNGRNSHARASGMRGQSFKGRSKRDKKNGISAVEAKSEAQFWIKGQDTETDMVPISKPQPNLLTSHDLEGNYVQTSNDSDSLSSESNISTENRKDIAPVEAPKRDNNNKGSKPTPSTADHDKSVPTKRSKNGLLSSKEGETLSDYKKRRSKDAGDPAAHKSRSIGSPALDGDRLAIYQQVAGSKSRKKRSCLIL, from the exons ATGGTGAGCCACGAAACGCTTGTAGCGGAGCTATCCGTGGTCAGTAGCATGAGCACTGAGGATAG GTTAAATCATGCTCAAAAAAGAAGAATTGAACAAATTCGAAAATGGAATGAATATGAGAAAAAACTAAATGATGCAAACAAGCCTAAAGCAAATCTTGGAAAGTCTGTTAAATTTGGGGATTGCGTAACTTTGCTTGAAGCTGCTGCCAGGAATGATTATGATGAAG TAAAACATCTGCTTGAAAGTAAAGTTAACCCGAATGAAGCAAATGATGATGGCCTAACTGCCCTACATCAG GCGTGCATTGATAATTTTGACGGAATCGTTGAACTTTTATTGGAGAACGGCGCTTACGTTAACTCAGTGGACAGTGAGTTCTGGACGCCACTCCATGCTGCTTGTACGTGTGGACACACCAACATTGCACAAATCCTTGTGGATAG GGGCGCTAACCTTCTCTCGCTTAATGCTGACCAAAATATGCCGTATGATATCTGTGAAGAAGAAGACACACTGGTTTATATCGAGCGTGCTATGGCTAAAAAAG GTATAACCCAGGAAGAAATAAATGATTCAAGGTCGGCGAAAGAGCGAAAAATCATGGAGGATGTTGTTGCTATGGTTGAAAGTGGGGGAGATATTGAGAAAAAGGATGAGAATGGAGCTACCATT CTTCACATTGCTGCCGCAAATGGTTATGTGGACCTAACTAGATACTTCCTTCTTCAAACTACCAATGTAAACATCCAGGATAATGATGGATGGACCCCACTGCATGCTGCAGCTTGCTGGTGCCAG ATGGATATTGTTGAGATTCTTGGCCTTGAGTCCAACGGTGACCCTTCAATTAAGAATAAACTGGGAGAGCTTCCTGCAG ATGTAACGGAGGACGAAGAGATTAAAGCCCTGCTTAATAAACTCAAATCGCAAAAAGAAAAGCGAAAGAAGTTCCACGGTTTCCTGAAATCGAACGGTCGAAACAGCCACGCTAGAGCATCTGGAATGCGGGG CCAATCGTTTAAAGGTCGTAGCAAGCGAGATAAAAAGAATGGAATTTCAGCCGTCGAGGCAAAATCCGAGGCTCAGTTCTGGATAAAAGGGCAAGACACCGAGACGGATATG GTTCCTATTTCCAAGCCACAGCCGAATCTCTTGACATCTCATGACTTAGAGGGAAATTACGTCCAAACATCGAACGATTCCGACTCCCTCTCGTCAGAATCGAACATTTCGACCGAAAATCGGAAAGACATTGCCCCAGTCGAGGCTCCAAAACgcgacaacaacaacaagggTTCGAAGCCCACCCCTTCTACTGCAGATCACGACAAATCCGTACCGACCAAACGATCAAAAAACGGCCTTCTATCCAGCAAAGAGGGCGAGACATTATCTGATTACAAGAAACGACGATCAAAAGACGCTGGAGATCCAGCCGCCCACAAATCTCGTTCCATTGGATCTCCTGCCCTGGACGGCGACAGGTTGGCTATATACCAACAAGTCGCTGGTTCGAAAAGTCGCAAGAAACGAAGCTGCTTAAttctttaa
- the LOC100176941 gene encoding elongation factor 1-beta-like, translating into MGFGNLKTDAGLTALNNYLADKSYIEGYVPSQVDVVVFAAISAAPASKFCHALRWYNHMKSYQCKFASLPGVKKALEQCGPSAVTNGTAAAESDEDSDDDVDLFGSDEEEESEADKKIREDRLAAYAAKKSKKPALIAKSNIILDVKPWGDDTDMAAVEKCVRDIEADGLLWGASKLVAIGYGIKKLQISCVVEDDKISTDFLDEEITKNEDLVQSVDIAAFNKV; encoded by the exons ATGGGTTtcggaaatttaaaaactgatgCAGGTCTCACTGCCCTTAATAATTATTTGGCCGATAAAAGCTACATTGAAGG GTATGTTCCATCCCAAGTTGACGTGGTCGTCTTCGCGGCCATTTCCGCAGCACCAGCATCCAAATTCTGCCATGCGTTGAGATGGTACAACCACATGAAATCCTATCAATGCAAATTTGCCAG TCTCCCTGGTGTTAAGAAAGCCCTTGAACAATGCGGACCATCAGCTGTCACAAACGGAACAGCAGCTGCAGAAAGTGACGAAGACTCCGATGATGATGTTGATCTCTTCGGATCAGATGAAGAAGAGGAAAGTGAAGCAGATAAGAAGATCAGAGAAGACCGACTTGCTGCGTATGCCGCGAAAAAGAGCAAAA agcCAGCTCTGATTGCGAAGTCCAACATTATCCTGGATGTTAAACCGTGGGGAGACGACACCGACATGGCAGCAGTTGAAAAATGTGTTCGGGATATTGAAGCTGATGGCTTACTTTGGGGAGCAT CTAAATTGGTTGCCATTGGATACGGAATCAAGAAGTTACAAATTTCCTGTGTTGTGGAAGACGATAAG ATCTCCACTGATTTTCTTGATGAAGAAATCACGAAAAACGAAGATTTAGTTCAATCTGTTGACATTGCCGCCTTTAACAAAGTTTAG
- the LOC108951127 gene encoding uncharacterized protein LOC108951127, producing METNVDSLKSHLDKRGIHLYVGCSSCLDRTEESFQVKEHCKLSNNHRCKKRILVYAIETEFHSHFHEIKATGGRGQNSTHTDIERSILSAISDYGLSRERVIQLLKPSWSAAEDNGQETVQPCVLDSNKRTILQSMIGKKELKGRYFKACGSCYELKPRIIIERENSKPCSWCMSAQNLIVLVENCPNKFNHEYEVIRERKSTSGRNELCMDWGKNK from the exons ATGGAAACAAATGTGGATAGTTTGAAATCTCATCTAGATAAAAGGGGTATACACTTGTATGTTGGTTGCTCATCATGTTTAGATAGAACTGAGGAATCTTTTCAAGTGAAGGAGCATTGCAAGTTAAGCAATAATCACCG ATGCAAGAAAAGAATTCTTGTGTATGCGATAGAGACCGAATTTCATTCACATTTTCATGAGATAAAAGCAACAGGAGGAAGGGGCCAA AACTCGACCCATACAGACATTGAAAGATCCATATTGTCTGCAATAAGTGATTATGGCTTATCAAGAGAAAGGGTTATACAATTATTAAAACCATCATGGTCTGCTG CCGAAGATAATGGGCAAGAAACAGTTCAACCTTGTGTATTGGATTCAAATAAGAGAACAATTTTGCAAAGTATGATTGGTAAAAAGGAGCTGAAAGGACGTTACTTTAAAGCTTGTGGTAGCTGTTATGAATTAAAACCAAGGATTATCATTGAGCGAG AAAATTCCAAACCATGCAGCTGGTGTATGTCAGCACAAAATCTGATTGTGTTGGTGGAAAATTGCCCTAATAAGTTCAACCATGAGTATGAGGTTATCAGGGAGAGGAAATCTACATCTGGCAGAAATGAACTGTGCAT GGATtggggtaaaaataaatag